One Alkalicoccus halolimnae DNA segment encodes these proteins:
- a CDS encoding RluA family pseudouridine synthase: protein MKDKVIKLVWEVPASISGIMLREFLRVEKQVSRKLLAEVKFRGGKLEINEAEASVNAILKPTDKVTITLPAEDVSGNIIPAFHPLVKLYEDEHVLVIDKPPHLPVLPMTDRLKPSVSGAILYDYIQNRWPATVHIVTRLDRDTSGVMLIAKHRYAHSLLFAAQHRGEVRRSYRAQVKGEFPWAAVSIHVPIARKPTSNVEREPFSKGQKAVSHVKCLKKADISELRISLETGRTHQIRVHMNWLGFPVAGDTLYGEVEKGFSRQALHAEEIIFPHPISGEQITVSAAPEFT from the coding sequence ATGAAAGATAAAGTGATTAAACTCGTGTGGGAGGTGCCGGCATCAATTTCAGGCATAATGCTGCGCGAGTTTTTACGTGTAGAAAAACAAGTTTCACGAAAGCTGCTGGCGGAAGTGAAATTCCGTGGCGGTAAGCTGGAAATTAACGAAGCAGAGGCGTCAGTTAATGCGATACTCAAACCGACGGACAAAGTCACGATAACACTTCCTGCAGAGGATGTGAGCGGGAACATCATCCCTGCTTTCCACCCACTAGTGAAGCTTTACGAAGACGAGCATGTATTAGTGATCGATAAACCACCTCATCTTCCGGTACTGCCAATGACCGATCGTTTAAAGCCTTCTGTCAGCGGGGCTATCCTCTACGATTACATACAAAATCGCTGGCCGGCAACGGTACATATAGTTACGAGGCTCGACCGCGACACTTCAGGCGTTATGCTGATAGCGAAACACCGGTACGCCCACAGCCTGCTTTTTGCAGCCCAGCATCGCGGCGAAGTGAGGCGCAGCTATCGAGCTCAGGTGAAAGGGGAATTTCCCTGGGCTGCGGTTTCGATTCACGTTCCTATTGCCAGAAAGCCAACCAGCAATGTGGAACGAGAGCCCTTTTCGAAAGGACAAAAAGCAGTTTCTCATGTAAAGTGTTTAAAAAAAGCGGATATTTCCGAACTTAGGATCAGCTTGGAAACAGGAAGAACCCATCAAATTCGCGTTCATATGAACTGGCTCGGATTTCCCGTTGCAGGAGACACGCTTTATGGGGAAGTGGAGAAAGGCTTTTCCCGTCAGGCTCTGCATGCGGAGGAAATCATTTTTCCTCACCCGATTTCAGGGGAACAGATAACCGTCAGCGCTGCTCCGGAGTTCACATGA
- a CDS encoding NAD kinase, whose product MKFNVRSRGDHSSNVLTQRVKTYLEEFDLIYDEEEPEIVVSIGGDGTLLEAFHQYSHRLDETSFVGVHTGHLGFYADWQPEEVEKLVIHIAKTPFKIVEYPLLEVLIRHTNDMETERYLALNECTVKSMEGSLVMDIEIKGEQFETFRGDGLCMSTPSGSTAYNKALGGAILHPSLASIQLSEMASINNRVYRTIGSPVVLPEHHTCLLKPRSDVDFQVTVDHLTLVQKKVKSIQVRVAAEKVRFARFRPFPFWKRVKESFI is encoded by the coding sequence GTGAAGTTTAATGTAAGATCTCGTGGAGATCATTCATCCAATGTACTGACGCAGCGGGTTAAAACTTATTTAGAAGAGTTTGATCTTATTTATGATGAAGAAGAACCGGAAATTGTTGTATCCATTGGCGGGGACGGCACGCTGCTGGAGGCTTTTCATCAGTATTCCCACCGGCTCGATGAAACAAGCTTTGTCGGAGTTCATACCGGTCATCTTGGATTTTACGCTGACTGGCAGCCGGAGGAAGTTGAAAAACTTGTCATTCACATTGCGAAAACTCCTTTTAAAATTGTGGAATATCCGCTCCTGGAAGTGTTAATCCGTCATACAAACGACATGGAAACAGAAAGATACCTTGCTTTAAACGAGTGTACCGTAAAAAGTATGGAAGGCTCTCTCGTTATGGACATCGAAATTAAAGGAGAACAGTTTGAGACATTTAGAGGCGACGGCCTCTGTATGTCAACTCCGTCGGGAAGCACTGCCTATAATAAAGCGCTGGGGGGAGCAATTCTTCATCCTTCCCTTGCCTCGATTCAGTTGTCGGAGATGGCGTCGATTAACAACCGCGTATACAGGACGATCGGTTCGCCTGTCGTGCTTCCTGAGCACCATACCTGCTTACTAAAGCCCCGCAGCGATGTTGACTTTCAGGTTACAGTGGATCACTTGACTCTCGTCCAGAAAAAAGTCAAGTCGATTCAAGTGCGTGTTGCTGCCGAAAAGGTTCGATTTGCGCGCTTTCGTCCATTTCCGTTCTGGAAACGTGTCAAGGAGTCGTTTATTTAA
- a CDS encoding GTP pyrophosphokinase produces MMDWDVMLTPYKQAVEELKIKLKGIRDQYQLTSKHTPIEFVTGRVKPVSSILEKAKRKNIPLNQLEDSMQDLAGVRVMCQFVGDIDTVVQLIKARTDFEIEEERDYIKNKKRSGYRSYHMILRYPVQTIEGEKQILVELQVRTLAMNFWATIEHSLQYKYSGKIPAEIEQRLVKAAEAAFQLDEEMSKIRGEVQEAQKIMMKKQEASRRKP; encoded by the coding sequence ATGATGGATTGGGACGTGATGCTTACTCCGTATAAGCAGGCGGTGGAGGAATTAAAGATAAAACTCAAAGGAATCCGCGACCAGTACCAGCTGACGTCAAAACATACGCCGATTGAATTTGTTACCGGCAGAGTGAAACCTGTCTCCAGCATTCTGGAAAAAGCTAAAAGGAAAAATATACCTCTTAACCAGCTGGAGGATTCGATGCAGGATCTTGCGGGGGTTCGTGTCATGTGTCAGTTTGTGGGAGATATTGATACTGTAGTACAGCTGATCAAAGCGAGAACGGATTTCGAAATCGAAGAAGAACGGGATTATATAAAAAATAAAAAGCGAAGCGGATACCGGTCCTATCATATGATTCTTCGTTATCCGGTCCAGACAATTGAAGGAGAAAAGCAAATTTTAGTAGAACTGCAGGTGAGAACACTTGCGATGAACTTCTGGGCAACGATTGAACACTCGCTGCAGTATAAATATTCCGGTAAAATTCCTGCTGAAATAGAGCAGCGTCTTGTAAAAGCGGCTGAGGCCGCCTTCCAGCTGGATGAAGAAATGTCAAAAATCCGTGGGGAAGTGCAGGAGGCACAGAAAATTATGATGAAAAAGCAGGAGGCTTCCCGGCGTAAGCCGTAG